In the Devosia sp. SL43 genome, one interval contains:
- a CDS encoding N-formylglutamate amidohydrolase, giving the protein MDVSGEKAVLVTNARGASPFVIVCDHASNRLPARYGDLGLSSTERLSHIAWDPGALAVARMLSDKLDAPLVQSTVSRLIIDCNRELDAPDLIWQLSEATRIAANENLDDAERQYRIDHFHRPYHASIETLLEARRHAGQETVLICLHSFTPVYHGVARPWPIGFIHGADTRYTKAAFDALAAAEPGLDIGWNEPYAALNGVTLTLEKHGDGRGLDATMIEIRNDEILEPAGVALWSDRLAHCLETARVARHGAMAV; this is encoded by the coding sequence ATGGACGTTAGCGGCGAAAAAGCTGTACTGGTGACCAATGCGCGCGGGGCATCTCCCTTCGTCATCGTTTGCGACCATGCCAGCAATCGCCTTCCCGCCCGCTACGGCGATCTGGGACTGAGTAGTACCGAGCGGTTGAGCCACATTGCCTGGGATCCGGGTGCACTGGCGGTGGCTAGGATGCTGTCCGACAAGCTCGACGCTCCACTGGTGCAGTCGACAGTCTCTCGCCTGATCATCGACTGCAATCGCGAACTCGACGCGCCAGACCTGATCTGGCAACTGTCGGAGGCCACCCGCATTGCGGCCAACGAAAATCTCGACGATGCAGAACGGCAGTACCGCATCGATCATTTCCATCGACCCTATCACGCGTCGATCGAAACACTGCTCGAAGCGCGCCGCCATGCCGGCCAGGAGACGGTGCTGATCTGCCTTCATTCCTTCACGCCAGTCTATCACGGGGTCGCCCGGCCATGGCCCATTGGTTTCATCCACGGCGCCGACACGCGCTATACCAAGGCGGCCTTCGACGCCCTGGCCGCTGCTGAGCCGGGGCTCGATATTGGCTGGAACGAGCCTTATGCCGCGCTGAACGGCGTCACCCTGACGCTGGAAAAGCATGGCGACGGGCGCGGGCTCGACGCTACCATGATCGAAATCCGAAACGACGAAATTCTCGAACCTGCCGGCGTGGCCCTGTGGTCCGACCGGCTGGCCCATTGTCTCGAAACGGCGCGGGTCGCGCGCCATGGAGCAATGGCAGTCTAG
- a CDS encoding MurR/RpiR family transcriptional regulator produces the protein MEGKSVAGRIHDAIHRLTAAEKRAARGLLGTYPTLGLAPVAEFALQSGASSATVLRFVSQLGYKSYPDFQRALRDELEERSKSPLQRSQASAGRAGDDDHFLDRFVTQAIDNLRGSAALIPASEFEAVCERLAENRGSCWLAGGRFTDFLAGYLEAHLRLLRPGVRRLDGRPATRADQLIDVKPGDIAIIFDVRRYDPGLVELAAELAARRAQIVLITDEWMSPVSRFARQVLPCRTEMDRTWDANGALLTLVEALIARTTELSWPTASKRMGSIERE, from the coding sequence ATGGAGGGGAAATCGGTCGCGGGACGCATCCATGATGCGATCCATCGCCTTACGGCAGCTGAAAAGCGTGCTGCGCGCGGTCTGCTTGGAACATACCCGACGCTGGGACTGGCGCCCGTGGCTGAGTTCGCGCTGCAATCCGGCGCCAGTTCGGCCACCGTGCTGCGCTTCGTGTCGCAGCTTGGCTACAAGTCGTATCCGGATTTCCAGCGCGCCCTGCGCGACGAGCTAGAAGAACGCTCCAAGTCGCCGCTGCAGCGCAGCCAGGCCAGCGCGGGCCGGGCGGGAGACGACGACCACTTTCTGGATCGCTTCGTCACACAGGCGATCGACAATCTTCGGGGTTCGGCCGCGTTGATCCCGGCATCCGAGTTCGAGGCAGTGTGCGAGCGGCTGGCCGAGAACCGCGGCTCCTGCTGGCTGGCCGGTGGCCGCTTCACCGATTTTCTGGCCGGCTATCTGGAGGCGCACCTGCGGCTGTTGCGACCTGGCGTGCGTCGGCTGGATGGGCGGCCGGCGACGCGAGCAGACCAGTTGATCGATGTGAAGCCGGGCGATATCGCCATTATATTCGACGTTCGCCGCTACGATCCCGGTCTGGTCGAGCTGGCAGCGGAACTGGCGGCCAGGCGAGCGCAGATTGTACTGATCACCGACGAGTGGATGAGCCCGGTAAGCCGCTTCGCCCGGCAGGTGTTGCCCTGCCGTACGGAGATGGATCGCACCTGGGACGCCAATGGCGCATTGCTGACGCTGGTCGAGGCGCTGATCGCGCGGACCACCGAGCTGAGCTGGCCGACGGCGAGCAAGCGCATGGGCAGCATCGAGCGGGAGTAG
- the ppk2 gene encoding polyphosphate kinase 2, translated as MTDPFDGFDIENPELPKAIKKHAMESGGYPYEDKLDGELYDTHMYALQKQLVLLQAHLAASGERVMIVFEGRDAAGKGGTIKTYLENLNPRYNLIAALPKPNDRERTQWYFQRYVDWLPAAGETVLFDRSWYNRAGVEKVMGFCTPEQTEHFLDEAPEFEKRITRDGIHLFKFWLSIGREMQLKRFHDRRHDPLKVWKLSPIDIEALNKWDAYTAAREEMLKRTDSAHAPWTVIRANDKRRGRINVIQTVLDKLKFPGRDKEAIGEIDPKITYQAEDFLKLKKTE; from the coding sequence GTGACCGACCCTTTCGACGGCTTCGACATAGAAAATCCGGAACTGCCCAAGGCCATCAAGAAGCACGCGATGGAATCGGGCGGCTACCCCTATGAGGATAAGCTCGACGGCGAGCTTTATGACACACACATGTACGCGCTGCAAAAGCAGCTCGTGCTGCTGCAGGCGCATCTGGCGGCGTCCGGCGAGCGCGTAATGATCGTGTTCGAGGGCCGCGATGCCGCCGGCAAGGGCGGGACGATCAAGACCTATCTGGAAAATCTCAACCCGCGCTACAACCTGATCGCCGCTCTGCCCAAGCCGAACGATCGCGAGCGGACCCAGTGGTATTTCCAACGCTATGTCGACTGGCTCCCGGCAGCCGGCGAAACGGTGCTGTTCGACCGCTCCTGGTACAACCGCGCCGGCGTGGAAAAGGTCATGGGCTTCTGCACGCCCGAGCAGACCGAGCATTTCCTGGATGAGGCGCCCGAATTCGAGAAGCGGATCACCAGGGACGGTATCCACCTGTTCAAGTTCTGGCTGTCGATCGGCCGGGAGATGCAGCTCAAGCGCTTCCACGACCGCCGCCACGACCCGCTGAAAGTCTGGAAACTGTCGCCCATCGATATCGAAGCGCTCAACAAGTGGGACGCTTACACCGCTGCCCGCGAAGAGATGCTCAAGCGCACAGACAGCGCCCACGCGCCCTGGACCGTCATCCGCGCCAATGACAAGCGGCGCGGCCGGATCAACGTGATCCAGACGGTGCTGGACAAGCTGAAATTCCCGGGCAGAGACAAAGAGGCGATCGGGGAGATCGATCCCAAGATCACCTATCAGGCCGAGGATTTTCTGAAGCTGAAGAAAACGGAGTAG
- a CDS encoding ATP-binding protein, which translates to MDEPHSGQPGSVLITALSRVVAQGGLLAGIAGVFVGLIIFGDLHVIGAMVGFAAVIAAVAVLPAGVVTVTQTVEAARPLVAVPDNSVFVFADALNDPCFVLDRRSVVLHANPAARRQFPTVISGNPVTFALRNPELVQAIEAAMRTGTTRSVELHETVPSETWEKVVVAPLRRPGLDWFVDEDRQLVITFQSLTELKRVDALRSDFIANASHELRTPLASLLGFIDTLLGPAAKDAAAREKFLGIMRGQAERMSKLIDDLLSLSRIEMHQHVRPTGSIDLAGLLREVREGLMMQAKVADVEIRLSLFDGPSTTTGDRSQLYEVFENLLDNAIKYGSGGKFVEMSLSPAGRPGFQHLVTVIDHGPGVEPEHVPRLTERFYRIDADASRKKKGTGLGLAIVKHIVNRHRGQLSIKSKPGEGMRVDVFLP; encoded by the coding sequence ATGGACGAACCCCACAGCGGCCAGCCCGGTTCCGTATTGATCACTGCGCTGTCGCGTGTTGTCGCGCAGGGCGGGTTGCTTGCCGGCATTGCCGGCGTGTTCGTCGGCTTGATCATCTTCGGCGACCTGCATGTCATCGGTGCCATGGTGGGTTTTGCCGCGGTTATCGCGGCCGTTGCCGTGCTGCCGGCAGGCGTCGTGACCGTGACCCAGACCGTCGAAGCGGCGCGCCCGCTTGTGGCGGTGCCGGACAATTCCGTCTTCGTGTTTGCCGACGCGCTGAACGATCCATGCTTCGTGCTGGACCGGCGCAGCGTCGTGCTGCATGCCAACCCGGCGGCGCGCCGGCAGTTCCCGACCGTCATCAGCGGCAACCCGGTCACCTTTGCCCTGCGCAATCCCGAACTGGTTCAGGCCATCGAAGCGGCGATGCGCACCGGCACGACCCGCAGCGTTGAGCTGCATGAGACCGTGCCTTCGGAAACCTGGGAGAAGGTCGTCGTCGCGCCGTTGCGCCGGCCCGGCCTCGACTGGTTCGTCGATGAAGACCGGCAGCTCGTCATCACCTTCCAGAGCCTGACCGAACTCAAGCGCGTCGACGCCCTGCGCAGCGACTTCATCGCCAATGCCAGCCACGAGCTGCGCACGCCGCTGGCCTCGCTGTTGGGCTTCATCGATACGCTGCTGGGGCCTGCGGCCAAGGACGCGGCAGCGCGCGAAAAATTCCTCGGCATCATGCGCGGCCAGGCCGAGCGCATGAGCAAGCTGATCGACGATCTGCTGAGCCTGTCGCGCATCGAGATGCACCAGCATGTGCGTCCCACCGGCAGCATCGACCTGGCCGGCTTGCTGCGTGAGGTCCGCGAGGGCCTGATGATGCAGGCCAAGGTGGCCGATGTGGAAATCCGGCTGAGCCTGTTCGACGGGCCGTCGACCACCACTGGCGATCGCAGCCAGCTCTACGAGGTGTTTGAGAACCTGCTCGACAACGCCATCAAGTATGGTTCCGGCGGCAAGTTCGTCGAAATGAGCCTGTCGCCCGCAGGTCGACCGGGTTTCCAGCATCTGGTGACGGTGATCGACCATGGTCCGGGTGTTGAGCCGGAGCATGTGCCGCGCCTCACCGAGCGGTTCTACCGCATCGATGCCGATGCCAGCCGCAAGAAGAAGGGCACCGGCCTGGGCCTGGCCATCGTCAAGCATATCGTCAACCGCCATCGCGGCCAGCTCAGCATCAAGAGCAAGCCCGGCGAGGGCATGCGGGTGGATGTGTTTCTGCCTTAG
- a CDS encoding GcrA family cell cycle regulator, protein MVSGAQSAGWTDERVETLKKLWMEGLSASQIAGELGEGVTRNAVIGKVHRLKLSARAKPTNSTPRARPAARPAPRRVASPSASHSGMSSAANKPRPQMISRPQSIGATALAHDPQMEQQLYVAPAVAELFIPEDKRLSLLQLTEATCKWPIGDPLAKDFYFCGQHSLETGPYCEFHSRRAYHQVDKKRR, encoded by the coding sequence ATGGTTTCAGGAGCACAATCGGCGGGCTGGACTGACGAGCGCGTCGAGACTTTGAAGAAGCTCTGGATGGAAGGCCTGTCGGCCAGCCAGATTGCCGGTGAGCTCGGCGAAGGGGTTACCCGAAATGCCGTGATCGGCAAGGTGCATCGGCTGAAGCTTTCGGCCCGTGCCAAGCCGACCAATTCCACCCCGCGCGCCCGTCCGGCAGCCCGTCCGGCGCCGCGCCGTGTGGCGAGCCCGTCGGCAAGTCACTCGGGTATGAGCAGCGCCGCCAACAAGCCGCGCCCGCAGATGATCTCGCGGCCGCAGTCGATCGGCGCGACCGCGCTGGCGCATGACCCGCAGATGGAACAGCAGCTCTATGTGGCGCCTGCCGTCGCTGAGCTCTTCATCCCGGAAGACAAGCGTCTGAGCCTGCTGCAACTGACCGAAGCAACCTGCAAGTGGCCGATCGGCGACCCACTTGCCAAGGATTTCTACTTCTGCGGCCAGCATAGTCTCGAGACCGGCCCCTATTGCGAATTCCACTCGCGCCGGGCCTATCACCAGGTCGACAAGAAGCGGCGCTAG
- a CDS encoding aspartate aminotransferase family protein: MSALYGTYARSDLAFERGEGMRLYDQHGRDYLDFHSGIAVNALGHGDAHIVSALKSAAEKVWHTSNVFTIPEQERLGQRLVDATFADSVFFTNSGAEALECAIKTARHYFWAKGEVDRYEIIAFTGSFHGRTMGTIAAGGNPSYLEGFGPPMQGFKHTAPGDLEAVKALIGPQTCAILIETVQGEGGVTAMTPEFMQGLRTLCDEHGMLLILDEVQCGYGRTGRFFAFEWSGITPDIVAVAKAIGGGFPLGACLAKGEVAASMVPGTHGSTYGGNPLATAVGNAVLDRILAPGFIDHVNQMGQKLAWHLQQLAQRYPDYVLELRGKGLLAGIKITPPVRDFVARLRDDHRMLAIGAGDNVLRLIPPLIVTEADIEEAMAKLGAAFDAIEAETASVPAVG, translated from the coding sequence ATGTCTGCGCTCTACGGCACCTATGCCCGGTCCGATCTCGCTTTCGAGCGGGGCGAGGGCATGCGCCTGTATGACCAGCATGGCCGAGACTATCTCGATTTCCATTCCGGCATCGCGGTGAACGCGCTTGGCCATGGCGACGCACACATTGTTTCGGCGCTGAAATCAGCCGCGGAAAAGGTCTGGCATACGTCCAACGTCTTCACCATTCCCGAGCAGGAGCGGCTGGGCCAGCGCCTGGTTGACGCCACCTTTGCGGATTCGGTGTTCTTCACCAATTCGGGTGCGGAAGCGCTCGAATGCGCCATCAAGACCGCGCGGCACTACTTCTGGGCCAAGGGCGAAGTGGACCGCTACGAGATCATCGCCTTTACCGGCTCCTTCCATGGCCGGACCATGGGCACGATCGCGGCCGGCGGCAATCCGAGCTATCTTGAAGGCTTCGGCCCACCGATGCAGGGCTTCAAGCATACTGCGCCGGGTGATCTCGAAGCCGTCAAGGCGCTGATCGGGCCTCAAACCTGTGCCATTCTTATAGAGACGGTGCAGGGCGAGGGCGGCGTCACAGCTATGACGCCCGAATTCATGCAGGGCCTGCGCACGCTGTGCGATGAGCATGGCATGCTGCTGATCCTTGATGAGGTCCAGTGCGGCTATGGCCGGACGGGACGCTTCTTTGCCTTCGAGTGGAGCGGCATCACGCCCGATATCGTTGCGGTGGCCAAGGCTATCGGTGGCGGCTTCCCGCTGGGTGCCTGCCTGGCCAAAGGCGAGGTCGCGGCGTCCATGGTGCCCGGCACGCATGGCTCGACCTATGGAGGCAATCCGCTGGCGACGGCAGTCGGCAACGCCGTGCTCGACCGTATCCTGGCGCCCGGCTTCATCGACCATGTCAACCAGATGGGCCAGAAGCTGGCCTGGCACCTGCAGCAACTGGCGCAGCGCTATCCGGACTATGTGCTGGAGCTGCGCGGCAAGGGGCTGTTGGCTGGCATCAAGATCACGCCGCCCGTGCGCGATTTCGTTGCCCGGCTGCGCGACGACCACCGCATGCTGGCCATCGGCGCCGGTGACAATGTGCTGCGGCTGATCCCGCCGCTGATTGTCACCGAAGCCGACATCGAGGAAGCCATGGCCAAGCTCGGCGCGGCCTTCGACGCCATCGAAGCCGAGACGGCATCGGTTCCGGCGGTCGGCTGA
- the argF gene encoding ornithine carbamoyltransferase, protein MTSTGTPRHFLSIDDFTYPELRGMLDAAGSLKSRLKQGDRPQPLKDKVLAMIFDKQSTRTRVSFDVGMRQLGGETIMLSGQEMQLSREETLADTAKVMSRYVDAIMIRILSHLDLLELAEGATVPVINGLTRRAHPCQIMADLMTFEEHRGSIKGAKVAWVGDSNNVLHSWVNAAELFECELTVAVPDEYSPEKDLMEDIHRAGKYVKLIEDPREAVEGADLVIADTWVSMGDVDAAERRRVLKPYQVNTNLMALADKNALFMHCLPAHRGDEVTDEVIDGPQSVVFDEAENRLHAQKAILCWAFGVETN, encoded by the coding sequence ATGACATCGACCGGCACCCCACGGCATTTTCTTTCTATCGACGATTTCACCTATCCCGAACTGCGCGGCATGCTCGATGCGGCCGGTTCGCTCAAATCCCGCCTCAAGCAGGGCGATCGCCCCCAACCGCTCAAGGACAAGGTCCTTGCGATGATCTTCGACAAGCAATCGACCCGCACCCGCGTGTCGTTCGATGTCGGCATGCGCCAGCTCGGTGGCGAAACCATCATGCTGTCAGGCCAGGAAATGCAGCTCAGCCGCGAGGAAACCCTGGCCGATACGGCCAAGGTGATGAGCCGTTATGTCGATGCCATCATGATCCGCATCCTCAGCCATCTCGACCTGCTCGAATTGGCCGAAGGCGCGACCGTCCCCGTCATAAACGGCCTGACTCGCAGGGCGCATCCCTGCCAGATCATGGCAGACCTGATGACCTTCGAGGAGCATCGCGGCTCCATCAAGGGCGCCAAGGTCGCCTGGGTCGGCGACAGCAACAACGTGCTCCATTCCTGGGTCAACGCCGCCGAGCTGTTCGAATGCGAATTGACCGTGGCCGTGCCCGACGAATACAGCCCGGAAAAGGACCTGATGGAGGACATCCATCGCGCCGGCAAATATGTGAAGCTGATCGAGGATCCGCGCGAGGCCGTTGAAGGCGCCGACCTTGTCATCGCCGATACCTGGGTGTCGATGGGTGACGTGGATGCTGCCGAGCGCCGCCGGGTCTTGAAACCCTATCAGGTCAACACCAATTTGATGGCCTTGGCGGACAAGAACGCCCTTTTCATGCACTGCCTGCCCGCCCATCGCGGCGACGAGGTGACCGACGAGGTGATCGACGGTCCCCAGTCGGTGGTGTTCGACGAGGCCGAAAACCGCCTGCATGCCCAAAAAGCCATCCTGTGCTGGGCCTTCGGCGTCGAGACCAATTAA
- a CDS encoding Hsp33 family molecular chaperone — MTSMTTDTTAMTENLINALGLDRPESGDDAVVPFTLDKLDTRGRSVRLGHALDTILSRHNYPAPVARLLGEAVVLAALIGSSLKFEGKFIMQTQTDGPVNLLVVDFDAPDGLRGYARFDHDALVKAAEQGRTKPGELLGKGHLAMTIDQGAHTERYQGIVALDGHSLEEVAHTYFMQSEQIPTQVRLAVAEFTRKGDHRPHWRAGGVLIQHLPEHGISHMRDLPGDGDFDNPQTSDPDFVEADGWNEAKIHLATLDDLELADPDLSSERLLFRLYHETGVRVFAPLPVVERCGCSADRIEAMLATSFTAEDREEMAVNGEIEVVCEFCSTAYHFNPHQFDAKH, encoded by the coding sequence GTGACGTCAATGACCACGGATACGACTGCAATGACCGAGAACCTGATCAATGCCTTGGGGCTCGACCGGCCGGAAAGCGGCGACGACGCCGTCGTGCCGTTCACGCTCGACAAGCTCGACACCCGGGGCCGCAGCGTGCGGCTGGGCCACGCGCTCGACACCATCCTCAGCCGCCATAACTATCCGGCGCCCGTCGCGCGCCTGCTCGGCGAGGCCGTGGTGCTGGCCGCGCTGATCGGCTCCTCGCTCAAATTCGAGGGCAAGTTCATCATGCAGACCCAGACCGATGGTCCGGTGAACCTGCTGGTCGTCGATTTCGACGCGCCCGACGGGCTGCGCGGTTATGCGCGCTTCGACCACGACGCCTTGGTGAAAGCGGCCGAGCAGGGACGCACCAAGCCGGGCGAACTGCTGGGCAAGGGGCACCTCGCCATGACGATCGACCAGGGCGCGCATACCGAGCGCTACCAGGGCATCGTTGCACTCGATGGTCATTCCCTCGAGGAGGTCGCGCATACCTATTTCATGCAATCCGAGCAGATCCCGACCCAGGTGCGGCTGGCTGTTGCCGAGTTCACCAGGAAAGGCGATCATCGCCCGCATTGGCGCGCCGGAGGCGTTTTGATCCAGCATCTGCCCGAGCACGGCATCTCGCATATGCGCGACCTGCCGGGCGATGGCGATTTCGACAATCCGCAGACCTCGGACCCTGACTTCGTCGAGGCCGATGGCTGGAACGAGGCCAAGATTCACCTGGCCACGCTCGATGACCTCGAACTGGCCGATCCGGACCTGAGCTCCGAACGGCTGCTATTCCGCCTCTATCACGAGACCGGTGTGCGCGTGTTCGCGCCGCTCCCGGTGGTGGAGCGCTGCGGCTGTTCAGCCGATCGCATCGAGGCCATGCTGGCAACCAGCTTCACGGCGGAAGACCGCGAGGAGATGGCGGTAAACGGCGAGATCGAAGTGGTGTGCGAATTCTGCTCGACGGCCTATCACTTTAATCCGCATCAGTTCGACGCCAAGCACTGA
- a CDS encoding glycosyltransferase family 2 protein, whose translation MSDTLDLIRAVLAEDCPDDEHARHVLETALEHEVDPLLHCATVYAIDQTLVMERAAHWADYAFYPKVPEGLMGHVEPTRLEALADVRLFRMQLLGRDVLFASPDFLGLLKFKQLRETKAELRQCICLVPAAALRDYLAQAAAESLITGARQNLARRWPYATAQLELTKEARHSFCAQVAILLVLIMLAPHMAESWLLPLVLLLIVGPALIRVAAILTPARQDRPQRRPPDEELPIYSVLIPLHNEAAMVPQLFEAMWALDYPPARLDIKFVVEAASSDTVAAVQRRLGDPRVCLVSVPDALPRTKPKAINFALPLCRGDFVVVYDAEDRPDPDQLWKAATRFRDAPDLVCLQAQLTIDNGHRGWLPASFAGEYSALFTVLLPALAHWRLPIPLGGTSNHFRLSALRDLGGWDAYNVTEDADLGMRLARRRLRVETLASATREHAPTRIRPWLGQRTRWMKGWMQTFIVHNKNPVRLLSEMGFWPMLAFEVLVLGMIVAPLLHSGLVLSTVVQLLQGRKLFEGYGWAGLYAAIMLLGYVSTLAMTFTGLVRARQYGLFVHQLLLPFYWMLMALATLRALRELALRPFHWFKSPHAPVAREGQDQRRQSSSASSKAPSH comes from the coding sequence ATGTCAGACACCCTGGATCTGATCAGGGCAGTCCTTGCCGAGGACTGCCCGGACGATGAACACGCGCGCCATGTGCTCGAGACAGCTCTCGAGCATGAGGTTGACCCGCTGCTGCATTGCGCAACGGTCTACGCCATTGACCAGACGCTGGTGATGGAGCGCGCCGCACACTGGGCCGACTACGCGTTTTACCCAAAAGTGCCGGAAGGACTGATGGGCCACGTTGAACCCACACGCCTCGAAGCGCTGGCCGATGTCCGCCTGTTCCGCATGCAACTCTTGGGGCGAGACGTCCTGTTCGCCAGCCCAGACTTTCTGGGGCTACTCAAGTTCAAGCAATTGCGCGAGACCAAAGCCGAGCTGCGGCAGTGCATTTGCCTGGTTCCGGCAGCAGCGTTGCGCGACTATCTCGCGCAGGCGGCAGCGGAGTCTCTGATCACGGGCGCACGGCAAAACCTGGCGCGGCGCTGGCCCTATGCAACGGCTCAGCTCGAGCTGACCAAGGAAGCCCGACACAGCTTCTGCGCGCAGGTCGCCATCCTGCTGGTCCTGATCATGCTCGCGCCGCACATGGCCGAGAGCTGGTTGCTGCCGCTTGTGCTCTTGCTCATCGTCGGGCCGGCACTCATCCGAGTGGCGGCGATTCTGACGCCTGCACGTCAGGATAGACCGCAGCGTCGTCCGCCTGACGAAGAGTTGCCGATCTACTCGGTTCTCATTCCCCTGCACAACGAAGCGGCAATGGTGCCGCAGTTGTTCGAGGCCATGTGGGCCCTGGACTATCCGCCAGCGCGTCTCGATATCAAATTCGTGGTCGAAGCGGCGTCTTCCGATACGGTGGCTGCCGTGCAGCGTCGGCTGGGCGACCCTCGTGTATGCCTGGTTTCTGTGCCGGACGCGCTGCCGCGCACCAAGCCCAAGGCCATCAATTTCGCGCTGCCTCTCTGCCGTGGCGACTTTGTCGTCGTCTACGATGCTGAGGATCGACCCGACCCGGACCAGTTGTGGAAAGCCGCCACGCGCTTTCGCGATGCGCCGGACCTGGTGTGCCTCCAGGCCCAGTTGACGATCGACAACGGCCATCGAGGCTGGTTGCCCGCCAGCTTTGCCGGCGAATATTCCGCACTCTTTACCGTGCTGCTGCCAGCGCTGGCACACTGGCGTCTGCCCATACCGCTGGGCGGCACATCAAACCATTTCCGCCTGTCCGCACTGCGCGACCTGGGCGGCTGGGACGCCTACAATGTCACCGAGGACGCCGACCTGGGCATGCGGCTGGCGCGGCGCAGGCTGCGGGTGGAGACCCTCGCCTCGGCAACGCGCGAGCACGCGCCGACCCGTATCCGCCCATGGCTCGGACAGCGAACACGCTGGATGAAAGGTTGGATGCAGACCTTCATCGTCCATAACAAGAACCCGGTCCGGCTGCTGTCCGAGATGGGGTTCTGGCCCATGCTCGCATTCGAAGTGCTGGTGCTCGGCATGATCGTGGCGCCTTTGCTCCATAGCGGGCTCGTGCTCAGCACCGTCGTGCAGTTGCTGCAAGGTCGGAAATTGTTCGAAGGATATGGCTGGGCGGGGCTTTACGCCGCCATCATGCTGCTGGGTTATGTGAGCACCTTGGCCATGACTTTCACGGGGCTCGTGCGGGCGCGACAGTACGGTCTGTTCGTCCATCAACTGCTTCTGCCATTCTACTGGATGCTGATGGCACTGGCGACGCTGCGGGCCCTGCGCGAATTGGCGCTACGCCCGTTCCATTGGTTCAAGTCACCCCATGCGCCCGTTGCGCGCGAAGGGCAGGACCAGCGGCGACAATCAAGCAGCGCGAGCAGCAAGGCGCCGTCGCATTGA
- a CDS encoding siderophore-interacting protein, whose protein sequence is MTKMFHEATVLDRRQLTPGMVRLTFGGKGLSEFSSTGIGDEYLRLFFPNAADGKLYLPEITEDGRWTYPDGQEKIRCSTYTVRRFRQDAGEVDIDFVVHEGGVASEWAQKAEPGTQITINRPRGLYSPPSDIVWQLLVADATGLPALARILEQTPKHIASRVFVEVAEAEHEQDLPAHPGATVTWLHKSGNGIAPSRMGEVVRAVPLPTTPGYVWVAGEQKVVRAIRKFVRGELKLPAERYELVGYWIHEGEEWEAKWEALPADVKAAIDAAWDSDRDPEDVRDEYEATLEKFGL, encoded by the coding sequence ATGACCAAGATGTTCCACGAAGCCACCGTCCTCGATCGTCGGCAACTGACGCCCGGCATGGTTCGGTTAACCTTTGGCGGCAAAGGGCTCTCCGAATTCAGCTCCACCGGCATTGGCGACGAATATCTCCGCCTGTTCTTCCCCAATGCTGCCGATGGCAAGCTCTACCTGCCCGAAATCACCGAGGATGGTCGCTGGACCTATCCTGACGGGCAGGAAAAGATCCGCTGCTCGACCTATACGGTGCGGCGTTTCCGCCAGGATGCGGGCGAGGTCGATATCGACTTCGTGGTGCATGAAGGCGGCGTGGCCAGCGAATGGGCGCAGAAGGCCGAGCCCGGTACGCAGATCACCATCAACCGCCCGCGCGGGCTATACAGCCCACCGTCGGACATCGTGTGGCAGTTGCTGGTGGCCGATGCGACCGGGCTTCCGGCTCTGGCCCGCATTCTGGAGCAGACACCCAAGCACATCGCGTCACGCGTCTTTGTCGAAGTCGCCGAGGCCGAGCATGAGCAGGACTTGCCGGCGCATCCCGGCGCCACCGTCACCTGGCTGCACAAGAGCGGTAACGGCATTGCGCCCAGCCGCATGGGCGAGGTGGTGCGCGCCGTGCCGCTGCCGACGACGCCTGGCTATGTCTGGGTGGCGGGTGAGCAGAAGGTGGTGCGGGCCATCCGCAAATTCGTGCGGGGTGAACTCAAGCTGCCGGCCGAGCGCTACGAACTGGTCGGCTACTGGATTCATGAAGGCGAAGAATGGGAGGCCAAATGGGAGGCCCTGCCAGCCGACGTCAAGGCGGCCATCGACGCCGCCTGGGATTCTGACCGCGATCCCGAAGACGTGCGGGACGAATACGAAGCGACGCTTGAGAAATTCGGGCTCTAG